One window of the Epinephelus moara isolate mb chromosome 24, YSFRI_EMoa_1.0, whole genome shotgun sequence genome contains the following:
- the dyrk3 gene encoding dual specificity tyrosine-phosphorylation-regulated kinase 3 — MMIISRKPEGPIATARHGDGLYDSYMRTDHILKDEADTNSPSGLPPMPKHTVVSNKAVMRDQVTVRGSQLKVKYLYEDSTNNRKINAITTATQNSGTTGQTPSKPAPVSSLSKDHSVDSTESSKGSSESSGSHGVGNGGNSGKLCGPLTPDQALRLYRSQLTTLEQSEIHSYPDIFFVGPNAKKRPAVAGGNNNCGYDDEQGGYIHVAHDHLAYRYEFLKIIGKGSFGQVAKVYDHKLQQHLALKMVRNEKRFHRQAQEEIRILEHLRKQDRNGCMNVVHMLENFTFRNHICMTFELLSMNLYELIKRNKFQGFSLPLVRKFAHSILQCLEALSRHRIIHCDLKPENILLKQQGRSGIKVIDFGSSCFEHQRVYTYIQSRFYRAPEVILGSRYGLPIDMWSFGCILAELLTGYPLFPGEDEGDQLACVMELLGMPPQKVLEQAKRAKNFINSKGHPRYCGANTLPTGATVLTGSRSRRGKMRGPPGSKEWSAALKGCEDPTFTDFIKKCLDWDPSSRLTPSQALRHPWLYRRLPKPLPGTEKSQGATVKRLPEHHSTSFPSILAKGGPGLGTTAANNKLRSNMMGDSGEAIPLRTVLPKLVS; from the exons ATGATGATAATAAGCAGAAAACCAGAGGGCCCAATAGCAACAG CACGCCATGGTGACGGTCTGTATGACTCGTACATGAGGACAGACCACATCCTTAAGGACGAAGCGGATACAAACAGTCCATCTGGGCTGCCCCCTATGCCCAAACACACt GTTGTCAGTAACAAGGCTGTAATGAGGGATCAGGTAACTGTGCGAGGTAGCCAGCTGAAGGTCAAGTACCTGTATGAAGACTCCACCAACAACCGGAAGATCAACGCCATAACCACAGCAACTCAGAACAGCGGGACCACTGGTCAGACACCCAGTAAACCTGCCCCGGTCTCCAGCCTGTCAAAGGATCACAGTGTTGACAG CACTGAATCCAGTAAGGGCTCCAGTGAATCCTCTGGCTCTCATGGAGTTGGGAACGGAGGGAACAGTGGGAAGCTGTGTGGCCCTCTCACTCCTGACCAGGCTCTGAGACTGTACCGATCTCAGCTGACCACCCTGGAGCAGAGTGAGATCCACTCATACCCTGACATCTTCTTCGTGGGACCCAATGCCAAGAAGAGGCCCGCTGTCGCTGGAGGCAACAACAACTGTGGCTACGACGATGAGCAGGGAGGATACATTCATGTCGCCCACGACCACCTAGCTTACCGCTACGAGTTCCTCAAG ATCATTGGTAAAGGTAGTTTCGGCCAAGTGGCTAAGGTGTACGaccacaaactgcagcagcaCCTGGCACTGAAAATGGTGCGCAATGAGAAGCGTTTCCATCGGCAGGCGCAGGAGGAGATCCGTATCCTGGAGCACCTACGCAAGCAGGATCGGAACGGCTGCATGAATGTGGTGCACATGCTTGAAAACTTCACCTTTCGCAACCACATCTGCATGACCTTTGAGCTGCTGAGCATGAACTTGTATGAGCTTATCAAGCGCAACAAGTTCCAGGGCTTCAGCCTGCCACTGGTCAGGAAGTTTGCACACTCCATTTTGCAGTGCCTGGAGGCCCTGAGCAGGCACAGAATCATCCACTGTGACCTCAAGCCAGAAAACATCCTGCTCAAACAGCAGGGACGCAGCGGCATCAAG GTGATTGACTTTGGCTCCAGCTGTTTTGAACACCAGCGGGTGTACACCTACATCCAGTCTCGTTTTTATCGAGCTCCAGAGGTAATCCTCGGTTCACGTTACGGCCTTCCTATCGATATGTGGAGCTTTGGCTGCATACTGGCTGAGCTGCTGACTGGCTATCCCCTGTTCCCCGGTGAGGATGAGGGTGACCAGCTGGCCTGTGTCATGGAGCTGCTCGGCATGCCCCCGCAGAAGGTCCTGGAGCAGGCCAAAAGGGCAAAGAACTTCATCAACTCCAAGGGCCACCCTCGCTACTGCGGAGCCAACACCCTGCCCACGGGGGCCACCGTGCTGACAGGGTCTCGCTCTCGCCGCGGCAAGATGAGAGGTCCCCCAGGTAGCAAGGAGTGGAGCGCTGCGCTCAAGGGCTGCGAGGACCCCACCTTTACTGACTTCATAAAGAAGTGTTTGGACTGGGACCCTTCGTCTCGCCTCACCCCTAGCCAGGCCCTCAGGCACCCTTGGCTGTATCGGCGCCTACCCAAGCCCCTACCAGGGACCGAGAAGAGCCAAGGGGCCACGGTGAAACGGCTCCCCGAGCACCACAGCACCTCCTTCCCCTCAATCCTGGCCAAAGGGGGGCCTGGTTTGGGCACCACAGCTGCCAACAACAAACTGAGGAGCAACATGATGGGAGATTCAGGGGAGGCCATACCTCTTCGCACGGTTCTCCCCAAACTTGTCTCTTAG